From Chryseobacterium joostei, the proteins below share one genomic window:
- a CDS encoding cytochrome d ubiquinol oxidase subunit II, whose translation MIYIVIGFLWLSICLYVILGGADFGAGIVELFTHKKARHKTEEIMYESIAPVWEANHMWLIIAIVILFVGFPEIYTTMSTYLHIPLVLMLLGIIARGTAFTFRHYDAVKDNWQVLYTQIFYYASLLTPFFLGLIAAATVSQSINPDATTFLDLYIFSWLNWFGVSVGLFTVALCAYLASIFSLRETRDKADLLLMIRKSKQTMIFVVITGLLVFLTAYISDIPLLKWIFSKPLGIMSIAFATVALLLILRAMNKQKLLPVRALAGFQIVMILVAATYQHNPDIILLGNGQHLSLLEHMAPPKTISALGWALMLGSLFILPFLFYLMASFSKLRK comes from the coding sequence ATGATCTATATTGTAATAGGTTTTCTCTGGCTTTCTATCTGTCTTTATGTTATTTTGGGCGGGGCCGACTTTGGGGCTGGTATTGTAGAACTTTTTACTCACAAAAAAGCCCGTCACAAAACAGAAGAAATTATGTATGAATCCATTGCTCCTGTATGGGAGGCCAATCATATGTGGTTAATCATCGCGATTGTTATTCTTTTTGTAGGTTTCCCTGAAATTTATACGACGATGTCTACTTATCTGCATATCCCTTTGGTACTAATGCTCCTTGGTATTATTGCAAGAGGTACAGCCTTTACTTTTAGGCATTATGATGCTGTAAAGGACAACTGGCAGGTGCTGTATACCCAAATATTTTACTACGCTAGTCTTTTAACTCCTTTTTTTCTAGGGTTAATAGCTGCTGCGACTGTTTCACAATCCATTAATCCTGATGCTACGACTTTTCTGGATCTGTATATTTTTAGCTGGCTGAATTGGTTCGGAGTTTCTGTAGGTTTATTTACTGTAGCCCTTTGTGCTTATCTTGCCTCTATTTTTTCGTTAAGAGAAACTCGTGATAAAGCTGATTTGCTTTTAATGATCAGAAAATCTAAGCAAACCATGATCTTCGTAGTTATTACCGGACTTCTTGTATTTTTAACAGCATATATTTCAGATATTCCTCTTTTAAAGTGGATCTTCTCAAAACCTTTGGGTATTATGTCTATTGCTTTTGCTACAGTTGCCTTATTGCTTATTCTTCGAGCGATGAACAAACAGAAATTACTTCCTGTACGTGCGCTTGCCGGTTTTCAAATTGTAATGATCCTTGTAGCAGCAACCTACCAGCATAATCCTGATATTATTTTATTAGGAAACGGGCAGCATCTTTCACTTTTAGAACATATGGCTCCTCCAAAAACAATTTCTGCCTTGGGATGGGCATTGATGCTAGGTTCATTGTTTATTCTTCCGTTTTTATTTTATTTAATGGCTTCATTCAGTAAATTGAGAAAATAA
- a CDS encoding cytochrome ubiquinol oxidase subunit I, which yields MDDFIAARAQMALSLGFHIIFSCVGMVMPFLMAFAHWKYLKTNNEVYKGLTKAWSKGVAILFATGAVSGTMLSFELGLLWPGFMKHAGPIFGMPFSLEGTAFFIEAIAIGFFLYGWDKFNKWFHWFCGFLVGVSGLASGILVVAANAWMNSPTGFDYINGQYLNIDPIKAMFNDAWFPQALHMTVAAFCATGFAVAGVHAFLIMRKKNVEFHTKAFRIAVGFALIGAFGAPLSGDIAAKSVAERQPIKLAAMEAHFETEKGAAFVIGGIPDEEKEEIKYAVKIPKVLSFLVSNDFNAEVKGLKDFPKDEWPPIAVTHYAFQIMIFFGVVMIFIGAIYLYAFFFKKEWLTKNWLLKTFLIATPFGYIALEAGWTVTEVGRQPWIIYGIMRTIDAVTPMPGIQYSFYFFTAIFISLSLILIFLLKRQIQMVPKLYDPTDAQFNDKNKKS from the coding sequence ATGGATGATTTTATTGCTGCCCGCGCGCAGATGGCCCTCTCTTTGGGGTTTCATATCATTTTCTCCTGCGTGGGTATGGTGATGCCTTTCTTAATGGCATTCGCCCACTGGAAGTACTTAAAGACCAATAATGAAGTATATAAAGGATTAACAAAGGCTTGGAGCAAAGGGGTTGCTATCTTATTTGCTACAGGAGCTGTTTCCGGAACAATGCTTTCCTTCGAATTGGGGCTTTTATGGCCCGGATTTATGAAACACGCAGGTCCTATATTCGGGATGCCTTTTTCCTTGGAAGGAACTGCATTTTTCATAGAAGCGATTGCCATTGGATTCTTTTTATATGGATGGGATAAATTCAATAAATGGTTTCATTGGTTCTGTGGTTTTCTTGTAGGAGTAAGCGGACTTGCATCCGGAATTTTAGTAGTTGCCGCCAATGCATGGATGAACTCTCCTACCGGTTTTGATTATATCAATGGCCAATACCTTAATATAGATCCTATTAAAGCCATGTTTAATGATGCTTGGTTTCCGCAGGCTCTTCACATGACAGTAGCCGCATTTTGTGCTACAGGATTTGCTGTCGCAGGAGTTCATGCTTTCTTGATTATGCGGAAAAAGAATGTTGAATTTCATACCAAAGCCTTTAGAATTGCAGTAGGCTTTGCCCTTATCGGAGCCTTTGGAGCACCTTTAAGCGGTGATATTGCTGCAAAATCTGTTGCAGAAAGACAACCTATTAAGCTAGCAGCAATGGAAGCCCACTTTGAAACAGAAAAAGGAGCAGCCTTTGTTATTGGTGGAATTCCTGATGAAGAAAAGGAAGAAATAAAGTATGCCGTTAAAATTCCTAAAGTATTAAGCTTCCTTGTGAGCAATGATTTCAATGCTGAAGTAAAGGGGCTTAAAGATTTTCCAAAGGATGAATGGCCACCAATTGCCGTTACTCATTATGCTTTTCAGATTATGATCTTCTTTGGTGTAGTAATGATTTTTATTGGAGCAATCTATTTATATGCTTTCTTCTTCAAAAAAGAATGGCTTACCAAAAACTGGCTTTTAAAAACATTTTTAATTGCAACTCCTTTTGGATATATTGCTCTGGAAGCAGGATGGACAGTTACCGAAGTAGGAAGACAGCCTTGGATTATTTATGGTATCATGAGAACAATAGACGCGGTAACACCAATGCCGGGAATACAGTATTCATTCTATTTCTTCACAGCCATTTTCATTTCATTATCGCTTATTCTTATCTTCCTTTTAAAAAGACAGATACAAATGGTTCCGAAGCTTTATGATCCTACAGACGCACAGTTTAACGATAAAAATAAAAAATCATGA